A segment of the Lolium perenne isolate Kyuss_39 chromosome 3, Kyuss_2.0, whole genome shotgun sequence genome:
CTGCCCTCTTCAATGCTGCCCGCTACATGTCCTCTAAGCTTTTCGTTGGCGGTGAGTTTCCTTGCTGACTTTCTCTGTTTTTTCTACACAGAGCATCTCTATGTCACCGGGGCTTACTATGTCCTGCTCTTCACAGGTCTGTCGTGGGGTACCGATGATTGCAAGCTGAGAGACGCGTTCAGCGGCTTCGGAGAGGTCACTGAAGGTCAGTCTAAATCAAATCCCACTATCAAGCAAAATTACCATTCAGATTTTGATGCAATGTAAATACTTTGCATTGTCATGCATTGGGATAATAGCTGAACAATAGACAGAATGACTACAATTTATCTGATGCTCTTCAGTTTGTAATTGCTTCATGATCTTGACGTTTTTCATATTGCAGCTCGTGTGATCACTGACAGAGAGACAGGAAGGTCTAGAGGTTTTGGCTTTGTCAACTTCGCAGAAGAGGAGGCAGCCAAGGCTGCTGTAACTGGCATGGATGGTCAGGTGAGTAGGAATCTGATATCTGCTCTTCTGCTTTACAGTAGAGTTGATGGAGGTTTGGTTTGTTGTAGAATCTAATTGGTAACTTATGGGGTTAAAGGCCTGTGTCTCATTTCTCTGGCATTTAGATGCTGCGAACTTGAAAATTAGACTATCTAGTAAACAATATTATAGTAATTTACCTTGTTTTGGATGTTCTAAATGTATTGTGCCAATTTCCTATGCCTGATGTATATGTTAGTCTCTTACTAGACACAAGGATCTAATTGCCTTCCCAATACTTGTAGGAACTTGAAGGCCGGAGTGTCCGTGTGAATTTTGCCAATGAGAGAGAGAGACCTGCAGGCGGTGGCGGatatggcggcggcggtggtggatatggtggaggtcgtggaggtggtggtggtggctatGGCGGAGGAGGctacggaggtggtggtggtgaccGTGGCTTTGGTGGAGGCCAGGACTCCTACTGAGAAGATGACCGACTATCTGAAGTTACAATAATGAGCTTTTTAGGACACTCTGTCGATTATGTGGAACCTATGTTATGCCTGTCTGTTATCTGCGTGGAACTCTTAGAGGGGCAGATCTGGTTCTACcgtattttcatttttgttttgtttctgatGGTGCAAGAGTATGCTTGCGAGACTGATGAAGCATATGAAGTTTGTGGCAATACCTGTCTATTGCCATATGTACTTGTAGAGAATGATTGCGTATGTTAGAGGTATCATAAATTCTCCAGTATTATGTTCAGAGTCAAATATTGAGATTTTTTTAGAATCGCTTATGTTCAATATTTTTTTGTCTCTTCTAGTTGTTACACATTACAGGAAGAATGGTGCTCACAAGTTACCTACTGTTGTATCTTTTATCCTACACTCTGTTTTACCGAAGAGATAGTTTTCAAAAAACTTTTTCCCACAAGCCTCTGATTAGTACGATATGTATCCCAAAATTTGATTTCTGTCAAAAGCTTAGGTGGCTACTGGCTTCGGAAATGCAATCGCAGGCAAAACCAATGTATGCTGTTGGTGTATTGCATCTTGCTTCAAGATAAGCAGGTGCTACAGTGCTACTGATAGGGAGACATCACGTGGGTTTGTTGAGCTACCTTGGAATGGTTCTTTGTAGCATTACAATAGACTTGTTTGGTGTTATGAACCAATGGATGCTGTAAGGTTTTTAAACCTTACATGACCCACTCACACTCAGGAGGACGAGCATCTATCATTGCAGCTGTACTGATTGTACACTTGCACAATTTCCATTAGTGCAGCGCTCAGCAGGGAACAATATCCACGAGGGAGCGAGGAGGGAGAAGACTTGATGGAAACTGTGCAGCAGATCATCTCTGCCGGCGCTAACATCGTGGAGGCAGCGGATCTGAGCAGCAACCTGTTACGGCTCCGGGCGAGCTTTCCAAAGGCTCACATCCTCATCGATCGCGCTGAGTGGGGCAGGTTCAGAGATGTGAACCTGGCGGTGCTGCTCTCGCAGCTCAAGGACGCCACCTACGACGCTGAAGATCTTCTGTTTGAGCTGGATGACCACCTGCTGCAGCACAAGAGGGACGACACCAACAGAAGCAGCACAGGTCAACTCTTGGCTTTCCTATTCAACAGTATAAGAGTTTTGATCAGCCGCAGCAAAGCAAGAGTAGAGGATGCCCAAAGTAATCTCGACAAGGTCGTCGGTGAGATGGAGGGAGCACTCAATTTTATGGGTCTTAATGTCGAGCCGATGCAGCTGGGCAAGGCGCCACGCATGCCAGAGACAAGTTCAGTGCTCAGCGATCCCCTGGTGTTTGGACGTGAAGAAGAACAGGGCCGGGTGATCAGTTTGATGGGCGTACCACCCACCATCCTGAGATCATCTGCCAAGAGATTGAGAGGAGAGAGTAGCAGAGCCGAACATCCTGTGATGGTGGAGCAAGTTGTTACCCCTACTGTGTTGCCAATAGTTGGCATAGGCGGGGTCGGTAAAACTACGCTTGCTCAGCTAGTCTACAATAACCCAAGAGTGAAAGCTCACTTTGACCTGAGAATGTGGGTTTGTGTATCAGACCTCTTCGACATAAAAAGGGTCACCAAAGAAATTCTGGAGCACACCTCTGCTGAAGCACTGGATTCACTAGCAAGCTTGAATACTCTTCAGGTCGAACTCAGCAAACAGCTGACAGAGGAGAAATTTCTTCTTGTTCTCGATGATGTATGGCCCAGTGCCAATGAGGAATGGCCAAGATTCTCAGCGCCGCTGAGGCATGGACGTCAAGGCAGCATGGTCCTAGTGACAACTAGATCTCTAACGGTTGCCGACCTTGTTGCCACCACTGAGCCCGCATCTGCTGTTGAACTGCAAGGCCTGCCTACTGATATATACTGGGACTTCTTCATCAAGTGCTCATTCGGTAAAGACTGTCCTCAGTTGTATCCTCAGCTGCAAGAAATTGGCCGTTCCATTGTCTCTAGGTTGTGCGGGTCTCCTCTAGCTGCCAAAACTCTTGGGCGTTTGTTGAATGCAGAGCTGTCAGAGCGACATTGGAGGAGTATCCAGAACAGCGAACTGTGGGAGCTAGCACATCAAGATAATGAGATATTACCGGCCCTTCGTCTGAGCTACTTGTACCTCCCGCAGAAACTTAAAAGATGCTTTGCATTATGCTGTATGTTTCCCAAGGATTATAGCTTCGAAAGAGATGAGATAATTGACCTTTGGGCATCACACGGCTTTGTTGCACCAGCAGGTAGCATGCGCCTTGAAGACGTTGGGAGTAGATATTTGGATGATCTAAGTAGCTGGTTTCTACTTCAAGCTGATCACAGGTTCCCTGGGCTAAGTAGATATGTAATGCATGACTTGATCCATGACATGGCACAGTCTGTTTCAGTGGGTGAGTGCTTCTTGCTGCAAGGTCTGAGAAGAATGCCACAAACAGTTCGACATATGTCAGTTGACGTGGGTGATGCAACTCTAAGTAAAATGCCAACAAGCCACGAAAATCTGAACAAATTGCGTTCTCTAAGGTTCGGAACCAAATTTGAGGTTGAGATCTCATGGTTTAATCAGCTCTCCAACATCCTCTTTTTGAGCCTGAAAGGCTGCAAGCTGGTAAAGCTACCTGAGAGCCTTTGTGTCCTGAATCGTCTTCGCTACCTTGATATATCTCATAGTAGCATTCAAGAATTCCCTGAAAAGTTCTGGTGCCTTTACAACCTACAAGTAGTTGATGCCAGTCGTACAAGGTTGCAAACAATTCATGAGGGAGTAACAAAGCTAGTCAACTTGCGCCGTCTGGCACTGCCAGTGAAGTCCTCCCATGAGTTATCTAAGATAAGTGGAATTGGGAGTCTGTCTTGTCTGAGGAACTTGAGCTATTTTAGGGTCGGAAAGGTGAGCGGCCGCAAAATCGGTGAGCTGAAGGGCATGAACCAGCTCAGTGGGATGCTATCTATCAGAAATATTGGTAGAGTTCAGAGTATGGCAGAAGCTACGGAGGCTAGCCTTGTCGACAAGCAATACCTCGAGGAGTTGGTACTGGAGTGGCGAGTGCAGACATGCGGCTGGAGGATGGTTGAAAACGAAGTTTTTGAAGGCCTGCATCCTCCTTCAAGAATTGAGCGACTTAGAGTCGAATGCTTTGGGGGCGATGTTGCGCCAAGCTGGTTTAAACCTGAAAGCCTACCAAATGTGAGAAATCTGCATCTTTCACGGTGTCGCTCACTCAGGTATTTGTTGATCCGCTTTCCATCCCTTGATCAGCTGGTGCTATGGGAGGTTGGCATCGAAGAACTCACAGCTCTTGCCGACGGTGTTGCCACGGAGGCAAGCAGCAATGGTGGCCATTCCCCACTTCCAAGCCTAGCTAGCTTAAGACTTTTTAGCTGTCGTAAGCTGACAAATCTTGACCACTTCTTGCGCCCGCAGTATCTGCCATTCATCAAATCGATCGAGATTGTGTGGTGTACAAGTCTACTGTCGATGCCAGTCTCTAGTTTTGAGGGTTTTGTTTGTCTCCAAGATCTCAAGATCCATTCCTGCTGGAAGTTGGTGTGCCCAAGCGAAGCAATTGTTTTGCCTCCTTCACTCCAACGACTTTCCATTTGCTACTGCGGCGAACTTGACAAGTCATTTCGACCGGCCTGCTTAGAGAACCTTGCCTCTCTAATCCTTGTGCAATTGGAAGGCTGTCACAACGTGGAGGTCGTTGCACTGAACTGCATCAGCACAAGCGTCAGATGCCTGGTCCTTCGTCACTGTTCCGAGTTAGCATCCATTGGAGGATCACAAGCTGCTCTTTCATCCATACAGCATGTTGACATATCTGACTGCCCTAAGCTTGTTGAGGTGCAACAACCGTTGTTAAATCAGGGATTGTCGATGCCTAGGGACAAGGAACTGCATACATTTCTCCAATATACCTGGTAGTAAATGTAAGATCTCTAGTTTTTCTTTTTTGGGATGCAAAATCTGTATGCCCTGAACTAGAAGAATAAGGGAAATGTCTTGGCCAAGTTTAAGTTTCCAAATAAAATATAGGTATGTTCTAGTTGTTTTCATCAAGCACATCCCCTTTGGGTTGCTAACCGCGTACTCCACCTGTATAGCTGAGTTTAATGTTGGATGAAACAATTGGAGGGTATTTCATATTTGAAATGGAAAAGGAGAAGTAGCTTCTGTTACTACCCCTAGAAGAAAAAATGTTTCTGTTTGCCACGTA
Coding sequences within it:
- the LOC127345337 gene encoding glycine-rich RNA-binding protein 4, mitochondrial — encoded protein: MAAFNKLGSLLRQSPLTSRASTASAPALFNAARYMSSKLFVGGLSWGTDDCKLRDAFSGFGEVTEARVITDRETGRSRGFGFVNFAEEEAAKAAVTGMDGQELEGRSVRVNFANERERPAGGGGYGGGGGGYGGGRGGGGGGYGGGGYGGGGGDRGFGGGQDSY
- the LOC127340234 gene encoding disease resistance protein RGA2-like; translated protein: METVQQIISAGANIVEAADLSSNLLRLRASFPKAHILIDRAEWGRFRDVNLAVLLSQLKDATYDAEDLLFELDDHLLQHKRDDTNRSSTGQLLAFLFNSIRVLISRSKARVEDAQSNLDKVVGEMEGALNFMGLNVEPMQLGKAPRMPETSSVLSDPLVFGREEEQGRVISLMGVPPTILRSSAKRLRGESSRAEHPVMVEQVVTPTVLPIVGIGGVGKTTLAQLVYNNPRVKAHFDLRMWVCVSDLFDIKRVTKEILEHTSAEALDSLASLNTLQVELSKQLTEEKFLLVLDDVWPSANEEWPRFSAPLRHGRQGSMVLVTTRSLTVADLVATTEPASAVELQGLPTDIYWDFFIKCSFGKDCPQLYPQLQEIGRSIVSRLCGSPLAAKTLGRLLNAELSERHWRSIQNSELWELAHQDNEILPALRLSYLYLPQKLKRCFALCCMFPKDYSFERDEIIDLWASHGFVAPAGSMRLEDVGSRYLDDLSSWFLLQADHRFPGLSRYVMHDLIHDMAQSVSVGECFLLQGLRRMPQTVRHMSVDVGDATLSKMPTSHENLNKLRSLRFGTKFEVEISWFNQLSNILFLSLKGCKLVKLPESLCVLNRLRYLDISHSSIQEFPEKFWCLYNLQVVDASRTRLQTIHEGVTKLVNLRRLALPVKSSHELSKISGIGSLSCLRNLSYFRVGKVSGRKIGELKGMNQLSGMLSIRNIGRVQSMAEATEASLVDKQYLEELVLEWRVQTCGWRMVENEVFEGLHPPSRIERLRVECFGGDVAPSWFKPESLPNVRNLHLSRCRSLRYLLIRFPSLDQLVLWEVGIEELTALADGVATEASSNGGHSPLPSLASLRLFSCRKLTNLDHFLRPQYLPFIKSIEIVWCTSLLSMPVSSFEGFVCLQDLKIHSCWKLVCPSEAIVLPPSLQRLSICYCGELDKSFRPACLENLASLILVQLEGCHNVEVVALNCISTSVRCLVLRHCSELASIGGSQAALSSIQHVDISDCPKLVEVQQPLLNQGLSMPRDKELHTFLQYTW